The following is a genomic window from Manihot esculenta cultivar AM560-2 chromosome 9, M.esculenta_v8, whole genome shotgun sequence.
CTGACCATAATCTCCATGCGCTGACCATTACAAAGGTTTTTTAAACTTTGTCCTTGTACTTCAAAATCtgtagtaaaaaattaaaaaaaattatcattaggctGCAAATCTCCCACTCTCCCTAACCTCCAAACTTCCTTGGACACAGGATAATGCAACAAAATATGATTGACACTTTCATCTCCATGGCACAAAAGACATCTAGCATCCACATCCACACTCTTTTGCCTTAAGTTATCCTTTGTAGGCAATATATTCCTACAAGCTCTCCAACAAAAATTCTTTACTTTTGGAGCGACCGAAACATTCTACAAACTAGTCCACAACTCACCTCccatattaaaatatgatcttccTAGCAAGTCTATACACACAAAGTATGCGGATTTCACCGTATACACACCTCTTTTATCAAAGTGCCACAAGAGGAAATCTTCCTTATTGGTAATACTAATAGGAATACTAATAATAACCCTGATATCTCTTGAAGAAAAAAGCTTCATTAAAAGAGTAATGTTCCAAACCCTCCCATTACCTTCAAAAAGATCACAAACACGCAAATATTGTTCAATAAAATTGGGGCCATCATCTGCAAAAAAGGTATCATCCTTAGGAATCCAGTGAGCTGAAGCCACTAAAATCTTCTCTCCATTACCCACCCTCCACCTTGTACCCCTTGGAATCAACTCCCTTGATGTCATCACACTTTTCCAAACAAAGCTAGTACCATTACTTACATTGGCGGAAAATAAATCACCATTTGGGAAGTACTTTGCTTTAAACACTCTATAACAAAGAGTATTAGGATTTGTTAAGAACCTCCACAGTTGTTTGCCAAGTAAAGACAAATTAAAACTTCTAAAGTCCCGAAACCCCATACCCCCCTCCTTCTTTCTACTACACATCTTCTCCCACGCTAGCCAATTAATACCTCTCTACCCTTCTCTTTTACCCCCTCACCAAAAGTCATTGACCATTCTATGCAATTCATTCAAAATAGTAATGGGAATAAAAAAAGTATTCATACAATATGCACATATAGTCTGCAATACAGATTTTATGAGAACCTCCCTGCCTGCTCTAGATAGGAATCTGCTACTCTATGAATTAATCCTCTTCCAAattctttttttcaaaaaaccAAAAATTGCTTTTTTGTTCATCCCAATAAGAGAAGGTAACCCCAGATAGGCACTATGACTCAATGGTGAATGAATATCCAAGATATTACTGATATTAGACCTTACAGAGGATACCACATTGGGACTGAAGAAAATGCCAGATTTGTTGAAGTTCACCACTTGTCCAGAAGCAGCCGCATAGGTATTGAGAATAGATTTAATACTATCTGCTCCCTCCAGTCTAGCATTAAAAAATAGCAGAGAATCAtctgcaaaaaataaatgtgagatattTGGGCATCTAGCACCTGCCCTACAGCCCTATAACCAGCCCTTAGATTCAGTATCTTTAAGTAGTAAGGATAAGCCTTCCGCACACACCAAATAGATATACGGAGAAATAGGATCCCCCTGTCGAAGACCTCTACCAAGCACAATAGAACCAATCCAATCAccattaaaattgatattgtaAGAAACTTCCGAAAAGCACATAGTCAACCACCTAATCCATTGAGTAGAAAAACTAAATCGTTCCAGCATGCCTTTTAGAAACTCACACTCTACCATATCATAAGCCttagaaatatcaattttaagtgCACAATTACCATCATTTTTGCCCTTATTAATTTTCAGATTGTGAATCATTTCAAACGCAACCATAGCATTATCGGTAATCAACCGATGAGGGATAAAGGCAGACTGATTCTCAAAGATAATTATAGGAAGGACCCTTTTAAATCTGTTCGCCAAAGCTTAAGCCACAATCTTATATAACATATTACATAACGCAATTGGACGAAAGTCTTTAACTGTTTCAGGCCTATCCACTTTAGGGATCAAAACAATCAATGTTTCAGtaagagaagaaggaaaagtACCTTGTTGAAGCCATAGGCgacaataataaaaaacatCATTGCCAATCAAGTGCCAAAATCTCTGGTAAAATGCAGGATTTAACCCATCCGGTGCAGGCGCCTTGTCTGGAttcatctgaaaaaaaaaacagctcTAAATTTCTCATTCGAAAAGGGAGCACAAAGATCAATATTATCGACATCACTAATCAAGGGTGGCACCAACTCAAGAACCCGTTCACAATCCACAGAACCACCATAAAAAATAGACTGAAAATAATGCAGaacatgatttttaatttcctgCTCATCCTCAATCCAGGTACCCGACGACTCCTTTAATTTAGTGATACGGTTCATTCTTCTTCTACCATTAATTTGTGcatgaaaaaattttgtatttcaGTCCCCATTTTTAAGCCAAAAGCACTTTGCCTACTATTTAAGTCTAGCTTTTCCTGCTCAAGGAGACGATTTCAATCTTCCTTTAAAGAGGTGTGAGAAACAGTACTGGGCCTATTATCCAATAATCTCTGTATAGTCTTATTCTTTTGCCAAAATTCTCTATTTCTACTCCTACCCCACAACGAAAGAGCAGAAACTAAATCatcacatttcattaaaaggttGCGTGGTATAGAATTAATCCAAGCTCCTTTAACAACCTCAGCCAGACCCTCATCACGTAACCATGTATTATCAAATTGAAATCTCCTTCTATCTCCCCTATTATCCTTAGGAGCTGTATTAATCACCAACGGTTTGTGATCCGATCTAGGAACATGAACAACCAAGCAGACAACATTAGTGAATTTACGAGCCCAGTCCTCAGTGGCAAGGGTTTTGTCAAGCTTCTCTCTAACCAGATTATTCGACTCCCTGCCTTTCTCCCATGTGAAGAAAGAGCCAATAGTGGGTATTTGAATAAGATTACTGTCCTCAAGTGCCTGTttaaacccctgcataagataatttgacaaagttgctcctccttctttctcatctctcgtgtataaatcattaaagtctcccgaacaaagccacggaagagagcttctacgagataaaaaCTCGAATAAGGTTTCAAGACTGACATTGTCGTTGTGATTctggaaacccataataaccagtaaacctccattgaacattaccttccgaaacaaccgaatcaataaaatttgaaaaaagccaaccacagaaacagacacataactcttccacattaacgcaagacctcctcccaatccttgtctattgactgagaagcaaccatcaaaatgtaaaaaactacaaaaaaatttcataggagaactaagagcttttgtttccattaaaaataaaatgttcggcttgtaactagtaaccaaatccttcaatgcattaactgtccgaGAATTGCCGAGCTCTCGGCAGTTCCAACACAGGATGATCATTGCTTTCGGCTATTCTGTCCTTTAACGGGATAAGCCGCTTCGATAGTCAATTAATGCATATCGTCTTCTGTGGGGAAGGGAAAAAGAATAAGCTAGAtttaaggaagaggaaaatGTGAGAGTATCGAATCACAAAGAGACCACGGAGTGAAACTTTTTTTgaataaagttaaaatttaaaaatttaactaatttttctttcaaatatattattattattattaattaacatTTGATTAATTAATCCTCGCGATTAttatgataaatatatatatattttttgtgaaGAGTGCGTAGTGACGTGTAGAGTCCAATGTTTTCGATGGAAATTCTGTAAGAAAGTAGAAATTACGACCCTCGAAATCTAGCCGAATATTATAGAAAAGCCATGAGTATTCCATCTTCGCTGCCTGAAGTTGTGTTTTTATTGTTGTGGATCTGGAATGCATGCGATTGGTTTGGGCTGCTTTAGGGTCCTCTAATTTGTTTTCTTCTCCTTTTGAAGGCGTTCTGCCAGGATTTTGGTACGATCTTTTTCTAATCTTGAGTTGCCGGAAATGATGGGTTACGGTTGTCGACAGTGGCTCGATTCTTGGATTTTGCTATTCTAAATATCAGGGAGATGTTTGAGTTATCTGGTTTGGACTGCACTCGAATGGATAGACTGTAATTATGAACTGATCTGAGTTTAGCCTTTTGTTTGTCCTTGGGATTTTTCTTGTGATCATTTCCATGTATATTCTCTAGTTGGACTTTGTCAATGAGATTTTCAATGTTGCATGCTAAAAAAGacgtataaatttataatatacatATGATTAGGTTCATTAATTAGATCCAAACAGAAGAATACAGAAGCCAATCATTAAGaggataattaaaaataattcaatttcaagaAGCAAATTTGTAATTTTATGCATCATTAagattctctcttttttttcttttttccattgATGATGACATTATCTTTCTGTTGATTGTCAATTTTGGCACCATTAAGGTGGGTCATCATATTAATTAGCACCTAATTATCAAcacttatatatattttcaattaattaaaattaaaatatattaatattgaattatataaatttaatttaaataatatatattattaatctgTAGCCACAAATCATTATTTATCTAATTGTTAATCATTAGTGTCAGATAATcgcttatattttaaaattttttatattatttaaaaatcaataaaaacataataattatcactgaataaatattttactatagaaatattaaattgtataaaaaatattttaatgagtagatttaataaaaagtattaaattatataatttgcaCTTTTTTAAGTTGGGATAACATATACGCACAAATATAGTATAATGATAACCAGGGCAGAacaatattcggttcaaatcgaaaaaatcgatcgaaccgaattgatttgaaaatttagtttagttttttatatatttcgatttggtttgatttttaattttaaaaatttcggttatttcggttcggttcgattttgattagaaaaaaccgaaaaaatcgaaccgaaccgattagtgataataatatgtttttttaatgatatagagaaattaaatcatattaagattaaaatattttaattaaattttaaaatattaaaaataaagtgtaaaaaataaaaaaattattaaaaatcgaaaccgatcaaaccgaaccgaatcgaaccgaatcagaccggttcagttcgattcgattttgaccaaaatcggttcggttcgattttcataaatattaagatttcaattttcagtttattcggttcggttcgattttaaaccgaaccgaccgaatgctcattCCTAATGATAACTACGTATCGAGTTCTATTCCTTCCATCTGTAAtttcattgaaaaaaaaaattaggggTGACGTGTACactaaaaaaaaacaatggtTTCCATTTCACCAAATTTGGAAACAATTAAAAATGGAGCCGACAGCAGCAACCGTATGGAAGGCATGCAGCATGCATGACTCATATACGCTTCACAGATTCTAAGTGAGCCAAAACGACATGCTTCAGGTGGGATTAGCTCACGCGGTCATGCTTCAATCCAAATtagctttttattaattttaggaaaaaagtaaattaaaaaatgattttaattttaaaaagtaaattatcaATTAAACTACTTAAttgataatgaaaaataaaaattatgatagaAAATCGCAAATATGAAGTGAAGGTGGAGATAAtgaagttttaatttatttaattattaattttttaggaatatttaattagtaaaaagTTTATAAAAGGGGGAATAGAAAATGTTATGTCAGCATCAAAATATTATTATGGATGGAGAGAAAGAGGAAGGTGAGCCATGAATGAAATTGATTAGGTTTCATTTCTGAGTCAGCCATGACTATGACTCCTACCATCAAACATGTTGGTTGGTTTTTTTTGTTAGttgctctctttttctttcctcTCCTTCCATAGTTCATCATCATGCCCCAGATTGATGTCATGCccatacataacataaaaagGATGATCATTATCATGACTATTCTTACTCTTtccttttattgaaaaaaaaaaaagatatcgttgacaaaaaaagatattattaattttaattattaatcttTATAAAAATGTCGTTATTGCTGGTTGCTCGCTCACCACTTGTCATTGCTCGCTCGCCGCTCGTCACGGCTCGCTGCCACTCCAAGCTTTTTCATCGTCTCATTCTCAATTACTGGACATTGGATTTTTGGATGAGAAGATTAAATTTGTATGAtagaaaaaaattgataaaaaaaatatttttgaaattatatttaattttttttaagtagaCTTTATcattaactaaataaaattattgatgaaaatttttaattttattaaaattaaattttaaaattgaaatatttattctaaaaaataaaaataaatgaataaatttattaattatattatatttctaatatatatatatatatgtgaaaGTGAAACCGGATATTAAGAGTTTGAAATGGGTTTGAATTTGGAATCTAGCCGACGGGAGAGGGACCCATTGGGTGAAGCCAGCCACCATACCCGCAGACAATGAGGGAGGTGGTCTTTTTTATTAGTGGGTCCCATCCACGTCAGCTACACATATACATTTTGAATATTCCAGCAtgcattttatatatatatatatatatatatatctatatatcactagaaaatggaaaaaatattttaatcctcACTAATTTGATCTTGTTACAACAAATGCGTATGAaccatttcataaaatatatatttggatagtctaaaatcataataattatttcTTGGTCtttcagtaaaaaaaaaatatccatcaatactataatttttcataaaattttcaaaaaattttcaaaatagaaAAACTCACGTAATCAACTCAAATCgatgaattgaatttaaataaaaaaatttattgataaataatgATGTCTTTATATCCGATAAAAGATAGACTCAAGgtgtattttaatgaatttagtTTGGTTGATTTAtgtctttcttcttttattcttttcccttTTATCTTCTAGTGACATGTAACTGCCGTTGTACGTCTGTATGTCTTATTATTCTCATGCTGGCCATATGTACGGATGTACTGTATTTTTTTTCATCGTTAAGCGATCATTTAATTTCTTCTGGCACTATGTAAATATGATTCCGAATATCCAAGAGTCTGTTGTTCCGCGGATCCATCAAGTCGATTGGGCTGGACCTCCTACACATGGACCTGAGCCATGTCTTGTCCGGCCCATCCGATCCAGTCCTAGACAGCGTACTAGGGGATAGGCCTGCGTATTAGGCTTTAATAGGGTTATAGCCTGATTTTTCCAACATGGACTCAGTCATAGCCTGAGTTTCCAAGGTCCGATGGTCATCAAGTGCCCTTTTATCCAATCATTAATTATTCCATGATTAATGAGGGGGTAAATTCCGAAGTTCTAATTATTGATGTGCAACTCTAAGAGTGCTCTTGTTAAAACGTTTTCTCTTCACCTTTACCCATTTCAAATTTACACTTTTGATTCCACTTGCTGTGCTTCCTTTTGCACTACTTCTGCTATTTCATCCTATCTCTTTTCTGTAATTTATGCTTTTCTGATCTGAGGTACGTCTTACTCTTATCACGGTCTTCGTTAAAATTTCTGATATTGTGGGTCTGGTGTCCTCTATCAccccttcttctctttctcattTCTTTTTTAGCGACTATGCTGATACCACTATATATAAGATTATAGCTCCCCTTCCTAATGAAAGGATTATCCTTCCCAACCAACCTTTGGCCGATTAATAGACGTTCAATAAGGGTACAACCTGGTCTTCTTTATCAAACAACACGATTTTGGATTGAcatttccttttaccccttttttCATTGAAGTCTTTCGTCACTTTAGGGTGACTCCCCATATGATGTCTCCTAATTACATCCTATTTATGTGCTGCTTTCAGCCTGTTTGTTTGTGCTGGATTTTTGCTCCCTCTGTTGCGTTGTTCTGTATCTTCTTCCTTCTTGTCCGGTCCACCCATGGGTTCTACTACTTTAGTCCTAGGCAGGATTGTCCATCTTCGTCGAGTATAAGGACTCAATAAAAGGTTGGGTTAAGGCCTTTGTGGTAGCCAAGCTAAAGAAGAGCTCGAGGACCAATTGAAATGTCGAACTCTCTTAGAGAGAAGTCTCTCAGGGCTGCAACGACTTTTCTAAGTTAACCCTGGTGGATCAAGTTTGCCTTTTTCGACTGACCTCTGTAAAAAGAAGTATGATGTTAAAAAGTGTATGTTTATGTCCAGCCTTCAAGACTGCTGGGAAGCTGgtattgttatttttatatttttctttcttgtaTTTTCCTCTTATTGCTTTGAGTTTTAACCGGATTGGTATTTTCTTTTCAGCTTCTGTCGTACCTATGGACACCATAAAGCTTCCAAAGAACTTCACTCTGTCTCAGGAAAGCATGAAGGCGACTCTGGCAGCCTTTAAGGCAAAAAAACGGTGGCTGACGTAACCCAGGAGGTCTTCCATGCTGCGGACCCGGCAATTACGACTCGTCGCGCTACCCCTGTCCCTGCACCTTCTCTGGCTTTGGTACTTGTGGTAAGGAGTTCTTGCTTTACGGCCTTGAGGATGTTCATTCCTGCTAAGGCGCCGACTCCAATCAAAACTCCGTCTACTCTCAAATAGACTCCTAAGGAGCCCATCGCACTCAACGAGTCTACCAAGAATAGCTCGAAAGAGGGCACTATGGTTGCCCCTCTGGACATCCCACctctaggggtgagcagtattcggtttaaaccaaaaaaaccgatcgaaccgaattaattttaaaattcgattcatttttttattcaattcggttcggttcggtttttaatttcagaaattttgattatttcggttcggttcggttttgatcagaaaaaattcgaaaaaaccgaaccgaaccgattagtgataataatatgttattttcaataatatagagaaattaaattatattaagattaaaatattttaattaaattttaaaatattaaaaataaagtgtaaaaaaaataaaaaatttattaaaaatcgaaattgatcaaaccgaattgaatcgaatcagaccggttcggttcgatttggtttctgatcaaaatcaattcggtttgatttttataaatactaaaatttccgTTTTTggtaatcgaatcgaaccgaccgaatgctcacccctacccaCCTCTCTAGGCTGTGGGAGCTATTGTGATTGGAGGCGGGGCTGGACCGCGAGCCCGGACCCCGAACTCGAAAGTTATGGATGATGGCCTCAGTGACCAAGGTATCGTCATGAGACATCTACATTCCTTGAGCATCCTCTTGAGAGAAAGAGATGGTCACTGGGGAGCTTTGCATTACTTCAGCACTACTCCCCTCTCCATTTCGACTTCTCTTCTTCCCTCTCCGACTCATACAGCCTCTAGTCCCTCCTATAATCATATTGATCGTCCCACTATAGCTATCACTCACCGGCACTCCGATCTGTCCCTTGGGCCTTTCCCTAACTGTGTTTTGTTGCGGTCTCTAGCCCTCTGACTTTTTATAAAGTTCCTGAGGTTTTCTCTCTTGGTGAACCTCTTTATTTCATTTATCAACTGGTAACAGTCATTCGTATCATGGCCATGAGTCCGGTGGTATTGGCGGTACTTATCCGGGTTCCCTTATGTTCGCCACCTTCATCGGCTTAGGCcactgtaacaccccttaccatatcaaagtgtagacagagcaaggaatgtctCAAACTatacttttttaaatattgtaatgacccgaaaatccgg
Proteins encoded in this region:
- the LOC122724610 gene encoding uncharacterized protein LOC122724610, producing MQGFKQALEDSNLIQIPTIGSFFTWEKGRESNNLVREKLDKTLATEDWARKFTNVVCLVVHVPRSDHKPLVINTAPKDNRGDRRRFQFDNTWLRDEGLAEVVKGAWINSIPRNLLMKCDDLVSALSLWGRSRNREFWQKNKTIQRLLDNRPSTVSHTSLKED